GGGCTCACGCTACCGCTGCCGGCAGACCCGCTCTATCGCAGCCTGGTCGCGAGTTTCTGGCTGGAGCTGGTGTCGCGCTTCCTGCAGCGGGCGGACTTCGAACTGTCGCTGTTCCTGGGCGATATCAATGGCGCCGAGCGGTTGGTCATCGGCTTCAACGGCGCCTCGTCACGCACGTTGCACAGTGTGATGTCCCCACTGGCGTATGCCGAACAGAACATCAACATCGACGATCCGGAATGGGTCGACCAGCACGTCAGCGGAGATTACGGCTTGGCCAAGTTCGTGAGTTACCTGGATCAACCGCAGCTGTCGCTGCGCGTGGCGGTCGATACCTTCCGCGAAGTCTTCATCGGAGAATGAACATGGGTCTGGATGCAATCAAGCGCGGCTTCCGGCCTGCAACACTGGTGACGAACGCCGCCATGCTGGCCTGCCTGGCAAGTGCCCTGCCCGCGCATGCCGCAGCGGGCGATGCCGCGCCTGTGCCTGGCCAGGTCGTGGCCGGCGGCATGGTGCCGGACGAAGCCACCAAGGCGACCGTGCTGGCCAAGCTGCGCGAGTTGTACGGCAGCGCCAACGTGGTCGACCAGATCGAAGTGGGCAACGTGGTGTCGCCGCCCAACTGGTCGGCCAATGTGCAGAAGATCCTGTCGCCGGCCATCAAGCAGGTGAACCGCGGGCAGCTCAACATCGACGGCACGCAGGTCTCCCTGCATGGCGACGTCGGCAACGAGGCGCAACGCCAACAGCTGACGAGCGACATGGCGACGGCGCTCGGCCAGAGCTACACGATCAAGAACGGGCTGCGCGTGGCGGCGGTGTCCGAGCAAGGGCTGCTGGACCAGACGCTGGCCAACCGCATCATCGAGTTCGAAACCGGTAGCGCCACGCTCACGCCCAAGGGCCGCGCGATTCTGGATGAAATGGCCGCCGTGCTGCCGCGCCTGAACGGCCGCAAGATCGAAATCGTCGG
Above is a genomic segment from Ralstonia pickettii containing:
- a CDS encoding OmpA family protein, translated to MGLDAIKRGFRPATLVTNAAMLACLASALPAHAAAGDAAPVPGQVVAGGMVPDEATKATVLAKLRELYGSANVVDQIEVGNVVSPPNWSANVQKILSPAIKQVNRGQLNIDGTQVSLHGDVGNEAQRQQLTSDMATALGQSYTIKNGLRVAAVSEQGLLDQTLANRIIEFETGSATLTPKGRAILDEMAAVLPRLNGRKIEIVGHTDNSGSRALNLNLSQARAETVKNYLIAKGAEQGTLTAMGVGPDQPVAANNTDEGRSRNRRIEFRASK